From Alteromonas australica, one genomic window encodes:
- the pip gene encoding prolyl aminopeptidase: MKRLYPDVTCYQSGFVDVGNGHSLYYEQSGNPDGIPVLFVHGGPGAGLPPNYKCFFDNQRYRIIGYEQRGCGRSQFHHATHHNDTWLNVDDINTLRQHLAIDKWLLFGGSWGSTLALLSALKHPSHAYGLILRGVFLARQTDRDWFLSPQGCAAQLFPEHYRKFTKDIESPLTSESICSHYNQVLSEHNEVRRHSALKRWYQWEERLSRLALPPGTGESIGQYPLSLVTSLATLECHFLLNKCFMEENYILDNISKIKDIPGTIVHGRYDMICKTEAAESLHRAWPSSQLQIIPDAGHSTSEPSIAYALCRATRDMSRFIQESKK, from the coding sequence ATGAAACGACTTTACCCAGATGTAACCTGCTATCAAAGTGGATTTGTGGATGTAGGAAATGGGCACTCGCTCTACTACGAGCAAAGCGGCAACCCTGACGGTATCCCCGTACTTTTTGTCCATGGCGGACCCGGCGCTGGCCTGCCGCCAAACTATAAATGCTTTTTTGACAACCAGCGTTATCGCATTATCGGATACGAACAACGGGGGTGTGGCCGCTCTCAATTCCACCACGCCACTCACCATAATGACACTTGGCTAAACGTAGATGACATCAATACCCTCCGCCAACATCTTGCTATAGATAAATGGCTCCTTTTTGGGGGGTCGTGGGGGTCCACGTTAGCGTTACTCTCGGCACTTAAACACCCAAGTCACGCCTATGGCTTGATACTTAGAGGCGTGTTTCTCGCGCGGCAAACCGACAGAGACTGGTTCCTTTCTCCCCAGGGTTGCGCAGCACAACTATTTCCTGAGCATTACCGAAAGTTTACCAAAGACATAGAATCTCCCCTGACTAGCGAGTCAATCTGTTCGCATTACAATCAAGTGCTTAGCGAGCACAATGAAGTTCGCCGGCACAGTGCACTTAAACGATGGTATCAATGGGAAGAGCGACTATCACGCCTCGCTTTACCCCCAGGAACGGGAGAATCTATAGGCCAATATCCGCTCTCGCTGGTTACCAGCCTAGCCACGCTAGAATGTCACTTTTTGCTTAACAAATGCTTTATGGAAGAAAACTATATTCTTGATAACATAAGTAAAATTAAAGATATCCCCGGAACCATCGTTCACGGCCGATACGATATGATATGTAAAACCGAGGCAGCGGAGAGCTTACATCGGGCATGGCCATCGAGTCAGTTACAGATAATTCCTGACGCTGGGCATAGTACTTCAGAACCCAGTATTGCCTATGCGTTATGTAGAGCGACCCGAGATATGTCTCGATTTATTCAG